In one window of Shewanella goraebulensis DNA:
- a CDS encoding tRNA1(Val) (adenine(37)-N6)-methyltransferase, whose product MPFTFKQFHIDDSHCGMPVSTDGVILGAWAKLPITTDENKPRNRYRILDIGAGSGLLSLMAVQRINNLNTDVIAVELDDGAAQDCHFNFEQSPWHSQLRVQHQSIQQFADEIARSGSALFDAIICNPPYFENGPQSDAKQRATARHTNTLNFETLLTHIQQLLSANGTASLIIPIQSELGFLAALSQTELVITAKTTICTVETKATSRLLLALKHRSALSKQLPKLISSNLIISDGKGQYTEAMKQLCRDFYLKL is encoded by the coding sequence ATGCCATTTACCTTTAAGCAGTTCCACATTGATGATAGCCATTGCGGAATGCCTGTCAGTACTGACGGCGTCATATTAGGCGCTTGGGCAAAACTACCGATTACGACTGATGAAAATAAACCGAGAAACCGCTATCGTATTCTCGATATTGGTGCAGGCAGTGGTTTGCTATCATTAATGGCAGTCCAGCGAATCAATAACCTTAATACTGATGTCATTGCAGTTGAACTCGATGACGGTGCTGCCCAAGACTGCCATTTCAACTTTGAGCAAAGCCCATGGCATTCGCAGTTGAGGGTTCAGCACCAAAGTATTCAGCAATTTGCTGATGAGATTGCACGGTCTGGTTCTGCGTTATTTGATGCCATTATTTGTAATCCACCCTACTTTGAAAATGGTCCACAATCTGATGCTAAGCAACGTGCAACAGCAAGACATACCAATACATTAAACTTTGAAACACTGTTAACGCATATTCAACAGTTACTCTCGGCGAATGGTACGGCAAGTCTGATCATTCCTATTCAAAGCGAACTTGGCTTTTTGGCCGCGCTTTCGCAAACTGAGCTGGTTATTACTGCCAAAACCACCATTTGCACAGTTGAAACCAAAGCCACTAGTAGGCTCCTTTTAGCGCTTAAACATCGTTCAGCCTTAAGCAAGCAACTACCCAAACTAATCTCGTCAAATTTGATTATCTCAGACGGTAAAGGTCAGTACACAGAGGCAATGAAACAACTTTGCCGCGACTTTTATTTGAAACTTTAA
- the srmB gene encoding ATP-dependent RNA helicase SrmB, whose translation MLFEDFDLDPRLLDSLKAMGHLSPTTVQQQTLPMAMEQRDILAKAPTGTGKTASFLLPALQHLIDFPRRFNGQARILILTPTRELASQIHRYACHLATDLELDVGIITGGVPYGPQEEQLEENIDLLIATPGRLMEYLDKGQFEATEVEMLIIDEADRMLDMGFSSVVETIAIEAQGRKQNMLFSATLEGSGVARFAHVLLEDPVTIDVESPRSEKAKIHQWAHLADNNAHKFALLCNILQQESVKRTIVFVKTREVVASLEGLLLKAGIPCAFLRGDMEQKKRFQALSKFSKGEVNILLATDVAARGIDIDGITHVINYDMPRSADAYVHRIGRTARAGAKGTAISLVEAHDMRIVSKIERYIEQPLKRRYIDGLRPTHKEAKVPGKKKDKNKIAAKKSKKNKKKK comes from the coding sequence ATGCTATTTGAAGATTTTGACCTAGATCCACGCCTATTAGACTCTCTAAAGGCCATGGGACATTTAAGCCCGACTACCGTTCAACAACAAACATTGCCAATGGCTATGGAACAACGGGACATTTTAGCTAAAGCGCCTACAGGTACCGGTAAAACTGCTAGCTTCTTGCTACCTGCTTTACAACACTTGATTGACTTCCCGCGCCGCTTTAACGGTCAAGCCAGAATATTAATTCTGACACCGACTCGTGAACTTGCTAGTCAAATCCATCGTTATGCTTGTCATTTAGCCACAGATCTTGAACTAGATGTTGGGATCATCACTGGTGGTGTGCCGTACGGGCCGCAGGAAGAACAACTTGAAGAAAATATCGATCTATTAATCGCCACACCAGGTCGTTTAATGGAATACCTCGATAAAGGTCAATTCGAAGCGACTGAAGTCGAAATGCTGATTATTGATGAAGCTGACCGCATGCTAGACATGGGCTTCTCATCAGTCGTTGAAACTATTGCGATTGAAGCTCAAGGTCGTAAACAAAACATGCTTTTCTCTGCCACCTTAGAAGGTAGCGGTGTTGCCCGTTTTGCTCACGTATTGTTAGAAGATCCTGTCACGATTGATGTTGAGTCTCCACGCAGCGAAAAAGCTAAAATCCACCAATGGGCTCACTTAGCTGATAACAATGCCCATAAATTTGCATTACTGTGCAACATCCTTCAGCAAGAGTCTGTTAAACGCACCATTGTTTTCGTTAAAACTCGTGAAGTGGTTGCTAGCCTTGAAGGCTTACTACTCAAAGCAGGTATTCCTTGTGCTTTCTTGCGTGGTGACATGGAACAAAAGAAACGTTTCCAAGCCTTAAGTAAGTTCAGTAAAGGTGAAGTGAACATTTTGCTCGCAACTGATGTTGCTGCACGCGGTATCGATATTGATGGTATTACTCATGTAATCAACTATGACATGCCACGCTCAGCTGATGCTTATGTTCACCGTATTGGTCGTACTGCCCGTGCTGGCGCAAAAGGGACTGCTATCTCATTAGTTGAAGCTCACGATATGCGTATCGTCAGTAAGATTGAGCGCTACATTGAACAACCATTAAAGCGTCGTTATATCGACGGCCTAAGACCTACGCACAAAGAGGCGAAGGTACCGGGTAAGAAAAAAGATAAAAACAAGATTGCTGCCAAGAAATCTAAGAAGAACAAAAAGAAGAAATAA
- the recJ gene encoding single-stranded-DNA-specific exonuclease RecJ, protein MAHKIVRRADVDDSHLPATIHPLLKQLYARRNVDLTGCELSLSKLLRPDTMLGLPEAAAIIADAVAAQKSILIVGDFDADGATSTSVCLLALRMMGATKVDYLIPNRFDYGYGLSPEIVAVAQSKGAELLITVDNGISSIDGVTAAKQLGMQVVVTDHHLPGKSLPDADAIVNPNQDGCQFASKSIAGVGVAFYLMSALRAELKSRDWFQNNHIAEPNLGSLLDIVALGTVADVVSLDSNNRILVQAGLQRVKSGRCRVGITALLEVAKRSPQRIVASDFGFAVGPRLNAAGRLDEMALGVETLLCEDMMLARRMADELDGLNGERRELEAGMQQEALKSLQKLTLDESKLPWGLAIFQDDWHQGVIGILASRIKDKYHRPVIAFADAGDGEIKGSARSIKGLHMRDLLELINSRHPGMIIKFGGHAMAAGLSLKADAFIEFEAAYDKAVREILKPEQLTGEVLSDGELPAQLMNLETAFLLRESGPWGQSFEEPLFDGHFSVIQQRIVGEKHLKLVLETDCGSVMMDAIAFNVDLATWPDATIKHARVAYKLDVNEFRGNQTVQMLVDYIEPA, encoded by the coding sequence GTGGCTCACAAAATTGTTCGCCGTGCTGATGTAGATGACAGCCATTTACCCGCGACTATCCATCCTTTGTTAAAACAACTTTATGCACGTCGAAATGTCGATTTAACTGGGTGTGAGTTAAGTCTATCTAAGCTACTTAGACCTGATACTATGTTGGGCTTGCCTGAAGCAGCAGCGATCATTGCCGATGCGGTTGCTGCCCAAAAATCGATATTGATTGTTGGCGATTTTGACGCCGATGGTGCCACATCCACTAGTGTGTGTTTACTTGCTCTTCGGATGATGGGGGCGACTAAAGTTGATTACCTTATTCCGAATCGATTTGATTATGGTTATGGCTTAAGTCCTGAAATTGTCGCCGTTGCACAATCAAAAGGCGCAGAGTTATTGATTACCGTTGATAACGGTATTTCATCAATTGATGGTGTTACTGCAGCTAAGCAATTAGGCATGCAAGTGGTGGTGACAGATCACCATCTACCAGGTAAAAGCCTGCCAGATGCAGACGCTATCGTTAACCCGAATCAAGATGGTTGTCAGTTTGCCAGTAAGTCGATTGCGGGAGTCGGAGTGGCTTTTTATTTGATGTCAGCTTTAAGAGCAGAGCTTAAAAGCCGAGACTGGTTTCAAAATAATCATATTGCAGAACCTAATCTAGGAAGCCTTTTAGATATTGTGGCGCTAGGTACGGTTGCAGATGTGGTGTCTCTTGATAGTAATAACCGCATTTTAGTTCAGGCTGGACTTCAGCGAGTCAAAAGTGGTCGCTGTCGTGTAGGCATTACCGCACTGTTAGAAGTTGCCAAACGAAGCCCACAGCGCATTGTGGCATCTGACTTTGGTTTTGCAGTAGGGCCAAGACTTAATGCAGCAGGTCGACTTGATGAAATGGCATTGGGTGTTGAAACCCTCTTATGTGAAGATATGATGCTAGCGCGCAGAATGGCTGATGAACTCGATGGCCTTAACGGTGAGCGCCGCGAACTTGAAGCAGGTATGCAGCAAGAAGCACTTAAAAGCCTGCAAAAACTCACCCTAGATGAATCTAAATTGCCTTGGGGTTTAGCCATTTTCCAAGATGATTGGCATCAAGGGGTGATTGGAATTTTAGCCTCAAGGATCAAAGATAAATATCATCGACCGGTTATTGCTTTTGCTGATGCAGGCGATGGAGAAATTAAAGGTTCTGCTAGGTCAATCAAAGGTCTGCATATGCGTGACTTACTTGAGCTGATTAATAGCCGTCATCCGGGCATGATTATCAAGTTTGGCGGTCATGCAATGGCTGCAGGTTTATCGCTTAAAGCAGATGCCTTTATTGAGTTTGAAGCAGCCTATGATAAAGCGGTACGTGAAATACTAAAGCCTGAACAACTAACGGGTGAAGTTTTATCAGATGGTGAGTTACCTGCTCAGTTAATGAATCTTGAAACTGCATTTTTATTACGGGAGTCTGGTCCGTGGGGGCAGTCGTTTGAAGAGCCACTTTTTGATGGCCACTTTAGCGTGATCCAACAAAGAATAGTGGGTGAGAAACACCTTAAGTTAGTACTTGAAACCGACTGTGGTTCAGTGATGATGGATGCGATAGCGTTTAATGTCGATTTAGCCACTTGGCCTGACGCGACAATTAAGCATGCAAGAGTGGCTTATAAGCTTGATGTGAACGAGTTTAGAGGCAATCAAACGGTGCAAATGCTAGTGGATTATATTGAGCCGGCCTAG
- the brnQ gene encoding branched-chain amino acid transport system II carrier protein — protein sequence MGHFVQNSNMSIGDTLGLGFMTFAFFLGAGNLIFPPFAGMLAGENMTLAMLGFLVTAVGLPLAGLIAVAKANGKVMAMLPAFAATALAVSIYIIIGPAFAAPRTGLVAFEIGARPFLDNAEAVIQIGALALNQAQLFYTIGFFSLAMVLSLYPGKLLDSVGKVLTPILIFLLVGLAVSVIVTPSAAVGAATGDYITSPLSKGILEGYNTMDTLASVIFGMLIIDILRKKGITESKAQTRYLVRAAIIAASGLAFVYISLFYLGATAGEIAAGAENGGQILTNYVTHEFGTMGTVLLAAVVSIACLTTAVGLITACSEYFNELLPKVSYKAFVIFFSLVCATVANVGLTQLINISIPVLMTIYPVAIALVAITFLTERFARPEFSHRLVLSVALFFGVFDGLKAAGFEINFLSFMPLHSEGMAWLLPVGIAIVACLFVPAKNQTVAAS from the coding sequence ATGGGGCATTTTGTGCAAAACAGTAATATGAGTATCGGCGATACATTAGGCTTAGGCTTTATGACTTTCGCATTTTTCTTAGGTGCGGGTAACCTAATTTTTCCTCCTTTTGCAGGTATGTTAGCTGGCGAGAATATGACTCTCGCAATGTTGGGCTTTCTTGTTACAGCCGTGGGTTTACCTCTTGCAGGCCTGATTGCAGTCGCTAAGGCAAATGGTAAGGTCATGGCGATGTTGCCCGCTTTTGCTGCAACAGCACTTGCTGTCTCTATTTATATCATTATTGGCCCTGCATTCGCGGCGCCTCGTACTGGTTTAGTTGCGTTTGAAATTGGCGCTCGTCCGTTTTTAGATAATGCAGAAGCGGTTATTCAAATAGGCGCGTTAGCGCTTAATCAAGCTCAACTATTTTACACCATTGGCTTTTTTTCTTTAGCTATGGTGTTGTCTTTATACCCTGGTAAGTTGCTTGATAGCGTGGGTAAAGTATTAACCCCAATTTTGATTTTTTTATTAGTGGGTTTAGCGGTTTCAGTCATTGTTACTCCGAGCGCTGCAGTAGGTGCTGCAACAGGTGACTATATTACTAGCCCACTTTCTAAAGGTATTTTAGAAGGTTACAACACTATGGATACACTGGCTTCAGTGATCTTTGGCATGTTGATTATTGATATTTTACGTAAGAAAGGCATCACTGAATCAAAAGCGCAAACTCGTTACCTTGTTCGCGCCGCGATTATAGCTGCGTCTGGTTTAGCATTTGTTTATATCTCATTATTCTATTTAGGTGCGACTGCAGGTGAGATTGCAGCTGGCGCTGAAAATGGTGGTCAAATTCTAACAAATTATGTAACCCACGAGTTCGGTACTATGGGTACTGTGTTATTGGCCGCTGTCGTGAGCATCGCATGTTTGACAACTGCTGTTGGTTTAATCACTGCTTGTTCTGAATACTTCAATGAATTGCTGCCAAAGGTTTCTTATAAAGCATTCGTTATCTTTTTCAGCTTAGTATGTGCAACTGTTGCTAACGTTGGCTTAACTCAGTTAATTAATATCAGTATTCCAGTATTGATGACTATCTACCCTGTTGCGATTGCATTAGTGGCAATTACTTTCTTAACTGAACGCTTTGCACGCCCTGAGTTTTCGCACCGTTTAGTGCTATCGGTTGCCTTGTTCTTCGGTGTGTTTGATGGCTTAAAAGCTGCTGGTTTCGAAATTAACTTCTTAAGCTTTATGCCTCTTCACAGTGAAGGTATGGCTTGGTTATTACCTGTCGGTATCGCGATAGTGGCATGCTTATTTGTGCCAGCTAAAAACCAAACTGTTGCAGCAAGCTAA
- a CDS encoding efflux RND transporter permease subunit yields the protein MSWQLTLINRSKKHPFRVCLVVSMLITFSVLGVLRINLDVNFNDYFAHDDAGFLGLERITHKFEQRNNLLLILENQQDWRQPKQQLLLTHFIEQLAQDSTIAQVGGYASFIDVSNIDDSILHLVKGDDANKRAKLLSYKQNPRLPLVISADGQAILLNINFSDVGKQNFANETLWRDHNVDSLLNNANGYWDSNKNTLVNVYLSGEQALNWQYAKVLRHDLAWFAPCLLLIITLMAFLFIRARLWLLAIGLNCVVTLMLTLGIAGWFKLTIAAISAFIPVIIITLSLAYSAHLYLAWQLALKQQNDDPLQFSFQHNKLPLFYATLTTMLGFGLLSFSPSPPIQTFGILVAIAVLCHYLLCHSLMVVIVSSLGKRSTKKQPELLSRKDQSQIAHFPIETMAKRGIKYPTAILVSVALISTLAIFSASKLELNDDPFSYFPIENPFSQSKQKMQQYFDGVNLINYEISVNAAISDDDSSDNASGDDVSNGATQTSHSIYDKQYLSFLYQFARFLKQQPEVNRVTHIGDWVKSAGLTQSQFKRVVSENSVNTLGLGAEISADYQSSLLSIYLAPLTAKQMIAFEHQVDDWLGENKPDFTVSPALGNSLLFAHLSVENANNMLWSFAIALLMLSIILGVIKRSLIFALIGLMVNFLPLLWVFGAWQLMGGYISIGSAVVLGIMLGIIVDDTLHLLLKLPEPSKALAFDLFWPKYSAIIPVISFTSLTLVLGFGIGLASDFAPIAQLSLLSCMVISLAWLFDVLVLPVIYHQWRRYQYGQQ from the coding sequence TTGAGCTGGCAATTGACCCTGATTAACCGATCGAAAAAACATCCTTTTAGGGTATGTTTAGTGGTGTCGATGTTGATTACTTTCAGTGTCCTTGGCGTACTTAGAATTAACCTTGATGTGAACTTCAATGATTACTTTGCCCATGACGATGCTGGATTTCTGGGGCTTGAGCGAATTACCCATAAATTTGAACAGCGAAATAATTTACTCTTGATATTGGAAAACCAACAAGATTGGCGTCAACCCAAGCAGCAATTGTTGTTAACCCACTTTATCGAACAGTTAGCGCAAGATAGTACTATTGCGCAAGTGGGTGGTTATGCCTCGTTTATTGATGTTTCTAATATAGATGATTCAATACTCCATCTTGTGAAAGGGGATGATGCAAATAAACGTGCCAAATTATTAAGCTATAAACAAAATCCACGATTGCCGCTGGTGATATCTGCAGATGGTCAAGCCATACTGCTTAACATTAACTTCAGTGATGTAGGTAAACAAAATTTCGCCAATGAGACCTTATGGCGTGATCACAATGTAGATAGCTTATTGAATAATGCTAACGGATATTGGGACTCAAATAAAAACACATTAGTGAATGTTTACCTAAGTGGTGAGCAAGCACTTAATTGGCAATATGCAAAAGTGCTACGTCATGATTTAGCTTGGTTTGCACCGTGTTTATTATTGATAATCACTTTAATGGCATTTTTATTTATCCGAGCGCGATTATGGTTGCTGGCTATTGGATTAAATTGTGTGGTTACGTTAATGCTAACCTTGGGAATTGCAGGTTGGTTTAAACTAACCATCGCCGCGATTAGTGCATTTATTCCCGTCATTATTATCACCTTGTCGTTAGCTTATTCCGCGCATTTATATTTGGCATGGCAACTGGCGCTTAAACAGCAAAATGACGACCCACTTCAGTTTAGTTTTCAGCATAATAAGCTGCCATTATTTTATGCCACACTAACAACCATGTTAGGTTTTGGTTTATTGAGTTTTAGCCCGTCACCACCAATTCAAACTTTCGGTATCTTGGTGGCTATAGCCGTTTTATGTCATTACCTGCTTTGTCATAGTTTAATGGTCGTTATTGTCAGCTCGCTTGGTAAAAGATCTACAAAAAAACAACCCGAGCTTCTTAGTCGAAAAGACCAGAGTCAAATAGCTCACTTCCCCATTGAGACTATGGCAAAAAGAGGAATTAAATACCCTACAGCCATACTCGTTAGCGTGGCATTAATCTCAACTTTGGCGATATTCAGCGCATCCAAACTTGAACTCAATGATGATCCATTTAGTTACTTCCCAATTGAAAATCCTTTTAGTCAATCTAAGCAGAAGATGCAGCAATACTTTGATGGAGTAAATTTAATTAATTATGAAATCAGCGTAAATGCTGCTATCTCAGATGACGATAGCTCTGATAATGCGAGCGGGGATGATGTTTCAAATGGTGCCACTCAAACTTCGCATTCTATTTATGACAAACAATACTTAAGTTTTCTCTATCAATTCGCACGTTTTTTAAAACAACAACCTGAAGTGAACAGGGTGACACATATTGGCGATTGGGTGAAAAGTGCTGGATTAACACAAAGCCAGTTTAAGCGAGTTGTCAGTGAAAATTCAGTAAATACCCTCGGACTTGGCGCTGAAATATCTGCAGATTATCAATCAAGTTTACTATCTATTTACCTTGCCCCTTTAACGGCTAAACAAATGATAGCGTTTGAGCATCAGGTAGATGATTGGCTAGGGGAAAACAAACCTGATTTTACCGTTAGCCCCGCATTAGGAAACAGTTTGTTATTTGCACATTTATCAGTAGAGAATGCCAATAATATGCTGTGGTCTTTCGCTATTGCATTACTGATGCTCAGTATCATTTTAGGTGTTATTAAACGCAGTTTGATATTTGCGTTGATTGGCTTAATGGTGAATTTCTTGCCACTACTATGGGTATTTGGCGCATGGCAGTTAATGGGAGGCTATATCAGTATTGGTAGTGCTGTCGTGTTAGGGATCATGTTAGGCATTATTGTCGACGATACTTTGCATCTTCTATTAAAGCTACCAGAGCCTAGCAAGGCTTTGGCGTTTGACCTTTTCTGGCCTAAATATTCAGCCATCATTCCTGTGATTAGTTTTACCAGCTTAACCTTAGTATTGGGGTTCGGTATTGGTTTAGCATCCGACTTTGCCCCTATAGCGCAGCTTAGTCTGTTGTCTTGTATGGTGATTTCATTAGCGTGGTTGTTTGATGTTTTGGTCTTACCGGTTATTTATCATCAATGGAGGCGCTATCAATATGGGCAGCAGTAA
- the dsbC gene encoding bifunctional protein-disulfide isomerase/oxidoreductase DsbC: MKLTKAFSFAITLAVAPLLQAASATDIPNETELKKQVSDVLGVNVLKIQSSPIDGLYQAFTDRGVLYVSPDGTKLIHGNMYDLKNGMQNLTEAALAGPRVDMLKPFEDDMLVYKAKNEKHVVTIFTDVDCGYCRKLHREMDGYNDLGITVRYLAYPRAGIPSANAQEMEAVWCAKDPLKAMTDAKTGGNVKAASCDANIEGQYRLGQAFGINGTPAIVLENGILVPGYQPPEALLNTIKTNI, translated from the coding sequence ATGAAGTTAACCAAAGCATTCTCTTTTGCGATTACGCTAGCTGTTGCCCCACTGCTACAGGCAGCTTCAGCAACAGATATCCCCAATGAAACTGAATTGAAAAAACAAGTATCAGATGTACTTGGTGTCAATGTTTTGAAAATCCAGTCATCACCTATTGATGGTCTGTATCAAGCATTTACTGATCGCGGTGTATTATATGTTTCACCCGATGGAACTAAGCTAATTCACGGTAACATGTATGATCTTAAAAATGGCATGCAAAACTTGACCGAAGCGGCTCTTGCCGGCCCTCGTGTTGATATGCTTAAACCATTTGAAGACGATATGTTGGTCTACAAAGCTAAGAACGAAAAGCACGTTGTGACTATCTTTACTGATGTAGATTGTGGTTATTGCCGAAAGCTACACAGAGAAATGGACGGTTATAATGACCTAGGTATTACCGTACGTTACTTAGCTTACCCTCGTGCGGGTATTCCATCTGCAAACGCGCAGGAAATGGAAGCGGTTTGGTGTGCTAAAGATCCTTTGAAGGCAATGACAGATGCCAAAACTGGCGGTAACGTTAAAGCGGCTAGTTGTGATGCTAACATCGAAGGTCAATATCGTTTAGGCCAAGCATTTGGTATTAATGGCACGCCAGCTATCGTGTTAGAAAATGGTATTTTAGTACCAGGTTACCAGCCACCAGAAGCGTTATTAAACACCATTAAAACTAACATTTAA
- the xerD gene encoding site-specific tyrosine recombinase XerD, whose protein sequence is MTDKYQADPIIDAFLDDLWSTKGLSDNTLASYRTDLRHFERFVLSQGMCLIEVDQLTIRDYLAYRVEHNFAKTSTARLLSSLRRFYGYLIVKQTIEIDPTSLIESPKLARQLPDALSESQIDALLDEPNVEDAIECRDKAMLELLYATGLRVTELVSLTLEQISLRQGLVRIVGKGGKERLVPLGELAVTEIEQYLLAARAELLNNKQSDVLFPSKRGQMMTRQTFWHRIKLYAIRAGINCHLSPHTLRHAFATHLLNHGADLRVVQLLLGHSDLSTTQIYTHVAKARLQQLHSEHHPRG, encoded by the coding sequence GTGACTGATAAGTATCAAGCTGACCCCATCATAGATGCTTTTTTAGATGACCTTTGGTCAACAAAAGGCTTAAGTGATAATACCCTTGCATCCTACCGTACCGATTTACGTCATTTTGAACGTTTTGTGCTGAGCCAAGGTATGTGCTTGATTGAAGTTGATCAGCTAACTATTCGAGATTATTTAGCCTATCGAGTTGAACATAATTTTGCTAAAACTAGCACTGCTAGACTGCTTAGTAGCCTGCGTCGTTTTTATGGCTATTTGATTGTTAAGCAGACTATTGAAATTGACCCTACCAGTTTAATTGAGTCACCTAAACTTGCACGCCAACTGCCTGATGCGTTAAGCGAGAGCCAAATCGATGCTTTGTTAGACGAGCCAAATGTTGAAGATGCCATCGAGTGTCGCGACAAAGCGATGCTGGAGTTACTCTACGCAACAGGGCTGCGTGTTACTGAATTAGTGAGCCTGACGCTTGAGCAGATCAGTCTGCGTCAAGGTCTAGTGAGAATCGTAGGCAAGGGCGGCAAAGAGCGCTTAGTGCCTTTGGGTGAACTCGCAGTGACTGAGATTGAGCAATATTTATTAGCGGCACGGGCTGAATTACTGAATAACAAGCAAAGTGATGTGTTGTTTCCGTCTAAACGCGGTCAAATGATGACACGGCAAACCTTTTGGCATCGAATAAAGTTGTATGCAATTCGGGCAGGCATTAATTGCCATTTATCGCCGCACACATTACGCCATGCCTTTGCTACTCATTTACTGAATCATGGTGCAGACTTGCGCGTGGTGCAGCTTTTATTAGGACACAGCGACTTATCAACAACCCAGATTTATACTCATGTTGCCAAAGCTAGATTGCAGCAATTGCATAGTGAGCACCACCCAAGAGGCTAG
- a CDS encoding efflux RND transporter periplasmic adaptor subunit, translating to MKRILRILSPFLILIVFIALAGLLVSTQQAPEQKEEQEKIAIVDVITVEQQTVSLNLPSYGVVSPKYKTQLVTEVQGRLVSLDPSFVAGGIVQQGQALAQIEPSDYQADFIQAEATLAQANAALNEEIARGEVAKIEFKDFDNGLPPELGLRIPQLKKEQANVKYAKAALARAQRNLERTVIRAPFDGIIKARNVDLGQYVSLGTNLGELYDTSIAEVRLPLTNNDLAYLESVDNPDTSVILSASLAGKSFTWNGNIVRSENVIDEQNRMVYLVAEVKDPYLRNQRQEGELPLKYGSFVTAIIKGRTVDGIVKLPRYVVRQDQVAIITADNTIEIRKVNIVRTDIENVFIKDSLKTDERISITDINNMVSGQKVKLLGEQQEAEIESEPDSAEQITLAGEQ from the coding sequence ATGAAAAGAATTTTAAGAATCCTCTCTCCTTTCCTTATTCTTATCGTGTTTATTGCACTGGCAGGCTTACTTGTCAGTACCCAGCAAGCACCTGAGCAAAAAGAAGAACAAGAAAAAATCGCCATCGTCGATGTAATAACGGTTGAGCAGCAAACCGTATCATTGAATCTTCCTTCTTACGGTGTGGTTAGCCCGAAGTATAAAACTCAACTGGTGACTGAAGTACAAGGTAGGTTAGTCAGCTTAGACCCAAGCTTTGTTGCGGGCGGAATCGTTCAGCAAGGGCAAGCTTTGGCTCAAATTGAACCTTCTGATTATCAAGCAGACTTTATTCAGGCGGAAGCGACACTTGCCCAAGCCAATGCCGCACTCAACGAAGAAATCGCTCGTGGCGAAGTCGCTAAAATTGAATTTAAGGATTTTGATAATGGCTTACCGCCAGAGCTTGGTTTACGTATTCCTCAGTTAAAGAAAGAACAAGCTAACGTAAAATATGCAAAAGCCGCATTAGCTAGAGCCCAGCGCAACTTAGAACGCACGGTCATTCGCGCACCATTCGATGGGATCATCAAAGCCCGTAATGTTGATTTAGGTCAGTACGTATCATTAGGGACAAACTTAGGCGAACTATACGATACTAGTATCGCAGAAGTGCGCTTACCGCTAACCAATAATGATCTCGCCTATTTAGAGTCTGTCGACAACCCTGATACCTCTGTCATCTTAAGTGCTTCCCTTGCCGGAAAATCATTTACTTGGAACGGCAATATTGTCAGAAGTGAGAATGTCATTGATGAGCAAAACCGCATGGTGTACTTGGTTGCAGAAGTAAAAGACCCGTACCTGCGCAATCAACGTCAAGAAGGTGAATTACCACTTAAATACGGCAGCTTTGTCACGGCAATAATTAAAGGCCGAACGGTAGACGGGATTGTTAAGCTCCCACGCTATGTCGTACGCCAAGATCAAGTCGCAATCATCACCGCTGACAATACGATAGAAATACGTAAAGTGAATATCGTACGCACCGATATCGAGAATGTATTCATCAAAGACAGCTTAAAAACCGATGAGCGCATTTCAATTACCGATATTAACAACATGGTGTCAGGTCAAAAAGTTAAACTGCTAGGTGAGCAACAAGAAGCTGAAATTGAGTCAGAACCTGATAGCGCTGAACAAATTACACTAGCAGGTGAGCAGTAA